TGACGGTAAGCGTAGGCGGCGTATTGGACGCCGCGGTCGGAGTGGAAGATGAGGCCGGGCAGAGGCTTGCGGCGCCGGACGGCCATGCCGAGGGCGGCGAGAGTGAGATTTGTGTCGATGCGGTCGGAGAAGGCGTAGCCGACGATCTGCTTTGTGCAAAGGTCTTTCACAACAGCGCAGTAGAGCCAGCCCTCGCCGGTGGGGATATAGGTAATATCGCCGACCCATGCGGTGTCTGGCTTGTCAAAGGAGAAGCGGCGCGCAAGGAGATTGGGCGCGATGGGGTGCGCGTGTCTTGAGTTGGTCGTGGCTTTGTAGGCACGCCTGCGCGTGGAGGAGATGTTCATCTCGTTCATCAGGCGGTGGATGCGCTTGCGCGAGCAGGAAAGCTGCGGGCGGATCAGGTGATACAGGCTGTCCAGCCCAAGGGCGGGATAACGCTGGTGCAGGCTCAGCAGCCGGCGTTTCAGTTCCTGATCCTTCTGCCGGCGCAAAGAGGGTTTGCGGCCCAGCCATTCGTAGTACCCGCTGCGGGAGACCTCCAGCAGTCGGCATACAAGTTCCACAGAGGCCCCCGCGCGGGCCGTACGGATGTACCGGTACTTGTCCTCTATGGTTTGGAAAGTATGCCGACGGATTTTTTTAGGATGTCAATGACCCCGTCTTTCTCTTCAAGCTTCTTGCGCAGTGCTCGAATCTCCGTCTCCAGTTCGCGCAGGCGTCTGGCGTCGCGGTTTTGGCGGTCAGCTTGCCCCGGCGATGGTGCGCCCGCCGCTTTCAGCCAGCTGCGCAGCGTGTCGATGCAGATGCCGAGTTCCGCGGCCACCTCCCGGCTGGGCCGCCCCTGCTCGGTGACCATCCGCACTGCCCCCGCCTTGAAGGCCTCATCGTAACGCGGCGGCGCTGGGTGCTTTCGTTCTTTGGTTGACATTTTTCATTACCCCTTTCCATTATACAGATTGTTTTTCTGTCCGGCAAATCGGGTATGGGGGCAGGGTTGTGAGGTGTGGGCATGACGTTGAAGGACTGCACGAAGGCGGAGTTGCTGTGGCTCATCGACTGGATGTGTACGCACAGCATGTTCCGGCACGATATTGAAATCGAACGAGCCTTGAATGCCCTGGAATATCAGCGTGAGCAAAAGAAGCTGGATGAAGCCGACCGATTGAATGAGGAGTCCGCACGACTTCGGCAACAGGCGGCGGAGCTGTTGACGCCATACGAAGGCAAGCCTATCCTGGACATCCCGGCAGACGTGCTTGACCATGCGTCTGCTATCCTTGAGGAAGCGCAGGCACTGGAAGAGAAGTGGAACAGG
This window of the Oscillospiraceae bacterium genome carries:
- a CDS encoding transposase, yielding MELVCRLLEVSRSGYYEWLGRKPSLRRQKDQELKRRLLSLHQRYPALGLDSLYHLIRPQLSCSRKRIHRLMNEMNISSTRRRAYKATTNSRHAHPIAPNLLARRFSFDKPDTAWVGDITYIPTGEGWLYCAVVKDLCTKQIVGYAFSDRIDTNLTLAALGMAVRRRKPLPGLIFHSDRGVQYAAYAYRQRLASLGIRQSMSRKGDPYDNAVAENFFSCLKCECVHLRHFASRAQAMADVFAYIETFYNPVRPHSSIGWRPPDAFARALSEHPAA